The genome window AGCAGTCTTTTGCTGTATTGCAAACTCCGGGCCCAGACTCCGATTCTCAAAGAATATGAGGGAGACTTCCTGGTTCTATTTGGCCAACTCGCCGCCGCAATTTTAGCGCTCATTGTGAGCGTGCAATTTACCAAGGAAGGTCTCGCCAGCGTTGTCGACATGGATCGATTTTGGGGAGTCCTCGCACAGACTCTGGGTGCGATTCTCGCCGGAAGCATCAGCTATAGTCTGGTCCTTTCCTGGTTTGGAGTGACTGAAATTCAGAAGGTGCCAAAATTTATTTGGACTCGCTTAAATGGCGGACGGTGATAATAAAGAATTTTACGCTGATCTAGATACGGTCAAAAACCAAGGCCGGGGTTCATGCTGTACAGTCTGGAGTTTTTTCTTGCTCTTCGGTACACTGCTTATCCTGGGCATAGGCCTGATTATGATTCTCATATAAGGAGCGAAATGGTAGTTGTTAAACAGTCATTCGATCCGACAGCCGAACCGAAGAGAAGGAATAAAGGTCAGAAAGATAAAGAATTCTACGCCGACCTCGATCGCGCCAAAAAACGTTTTACTTGTTTTTCCTGCTCGGGCTGTTTGGGAATCTTAATTCTGATTTTGCTCGCCGCGATCACCGGCATTCTCTTTGTGATTGCCCTGACTGGGTTTGAAGTACCTTTGATGACGAAACTGGTTTACAAACCGCCAACGCCAATTCGAGTCGTCGCACCGGCTGGAACGGAAAATATCGATGATCTAATTGAACAAAAACTCATGAATGGTCTGAAAACTGGCAAGCTCATTCTTACCGAACAGGAAATAACTGCTGCTCTGCGCGAGCCAAGTCAGAGTGGTGAATTGGCGCTCAAGCAGGGCCAAGTGTCAATTGATGATGACCAAGCTGAAATTTATGGTCAAGTTACTCTTGTGGCCAATCAACCAATGATCGTGCGAGCAATTGTTGTGCCGAGCAGGACTGGAAACAGTTTAGAACTTAAAAAATTATATCTGGGTAATCTGAATTTGCCGATCGAAATTGCTCGATCAGTTGCGGAAACTCTGCGAATGCCAACCTCCCTCGACCTCACTCCGTTTGGAATTTCTGGTGTTGATTTTCAGACCGGAGCACTTTCGGCCAAAGCAATCCTACCAGAACAAGAATAACTTACTACATCTTAATTCATAAGCCTGGGATTAATTTAATAATATCGCGTTCAGTTGGCACATAATCTTCAGATTGCTCCGCGGGCACAGCAGATGGGAGGTCCGATTCAACTGACGCGGGCGCGGTTATAACGCCGCTTTCAGCTGGATAGACTCGCTTCAAGTCAAATCTCACAATTAACCGATTAAGCGAGGTGCCAACCGGCACGCATGTCATGAGCGATAGAATGGGTTTTTCAGTCGCATCCGTTACACTGACATCGGCTGGCTTGACAACCACCGAATCGCGCACCTCATAAACATAAACTTTATTTTCAAATTGAATTAACGCCTGGTCGCCAGCCACTAATTTATCCAGCAAGGCGAAGACGGTTTTATATTTGCCCTTATCCCACCAGTAGTAACTCGAATGACCGGTGATAAAAACATTGCCGGTTTCTTCATTTGGCAATGCCGTAAAACCATAGTGCGCAACGCCCGACTGGAGGTTTTCAAGCATAATTTTTTCATCCGAAGAGGAGCGCCAAACGATCGGCGCCCGCGCCTTGATTTTAGGCACTAAAAGAATATTCTCTCCAAGCTCAAGCGTCTCAACTGTTGAGACTTGCTCTTTTGGAGTTTCCTCAAGAGGCGCCTTGGCAAACGTGGGCTGAGTTAGAGCGGCGCCAACAGCGGCTGAAAACGAATTGCCTTCAAGGTCGGTCGCGATCACACGTTCAGCAATATTGGGTGCGCCTCGATGCTCGCGCCAATATTGAAAACGTTTCCAATAGGTTGGCGCGGTTAGAACTGAATAAGCGACTAAACCGGCCGCCAAAAAAGTGAGAAATGTTCGAAGAACAGCGCCATTCACATTTACGCACCTTGAATTTTATGGCGGCTGGCAAAAATCGTGACTGTGGCGGCGATCCAAAGGGCGATTAAACCAATTAGCCACGCTGGATTGCCGGTTGAAACCAACGTCGTGGGCTTGGTGGCATCGGTCGCGGTCGTTGAGTTGGCAAGCGTTGCGTTTGTTCCCGGGGTTGTGCCATTGATAAGCACGGCGCTCGTTCCACCGCCAGCGCTCGTTCCACCACTAAGACTGGCTGGCGCAGTCACCGTGACACTTTGCCGTCCAAGGAGCGTTGCGCCACGCAAAGTCACATTATAAATACCAGGTCGACTGAAAGTGTGTTTTTGGGTTGATGGGCCTTTCGCAACGGGAACCGTGGCGCCATCGTCAAAATCCCAGACCAAATTGGCTTCGGTGCCAGTATATGTCGCCGTCACTTCAAGCGGCGCGACTCCGCTCGTTGGCTCAACCTTAAAGACTCCGGGGGGCGGTGGCGGGGGTGTATTATCAGCAATCGTGAAGGCGGCGCTCCGAGTAATTTGGTCACAAGTCACAGTTAAAATATAGGCGCCGACCGGCACCTGGACGCCGGCTGTATTCTTTTGATCCCAGTTCCAGCTCCGCGTTTCCGCTGGCGAGAGAGTTGGATCATCAGCGGCGGCAATGGCTGGCTCAAAAATTTTAGTCTCGCCCTGCCTGACAACGTACGGATCTTTATTTGGGCAGGTTAAATCGGTTGTGCCTGTATTGGTAAATGTAAACGCGACCGTCTCGCCTGGCGCATAAACACTCTTTGAAGTGCTCAAAGTTGCATTCGGTGTCCCAGGTGGCGGTGGTGTCGCGCCCGACTCGTAATCCAGGATCAAACCGCCAAGCGAAGGTGTGGCAGTCGGATCGGAACTCTCTAGTGTGCATTGAACGCGCACAAAACGACTATTGGCTGGAATAAGGTTCGCAAGTTCAAAGGAATCAGCCACATTTTGCGCCGAATCAAGCGTAACCGGTGTCGAAAAACCGCTGTAGCTTAAACCGTCTAAAGATCCGGCAAAGGCCAGCTTAATACCCGTACTCGCCGGAAAATCAGCCGGCTTGATCGTTCGGATGCGGTAAAGTTTAGTGATTTGAGCGCCGCCTAAATCCAATTGACAGGTGCCACTAGTAGGATACCCGCTCGCCGAAGCCTGCCAGGCATCGTTGATTTGAGGCGGACCAATATTGGTTGCTTGAGTAGTTGCGCCTTTTTGGCCGGCAAAGGCGAGCAGGGTATGGTTAACGCTGTCGTAACCGAAGCCATGGCCAAAACGAGCTTCTGGCGGTGTTGTTATATTGACCTGTTGCCAAGTATTGGCGGCTGGATCATAAGCCCAGAGATCATTGCTTGTCGAAAAAGTAGTTGTTTTGACGCCAAACCCACCGCCTGGGACAACTGATAAATTTGTCAATCCGCCAAACATGACAAAGCGCTTATTTTTTTGATCATAGGTAATTTTCGAAAACGCGCGACCAGGTGGTTGATTTGAAGCTATTCGTTGCGACCAGGTTTTAGTGTTAGTGTCAAATGCCCAGAGTAAAGAGGCCGGCGCAAGAGTATAGTGAGTCAATCCTCTATTCGAAAAATTCGGCGCGCCAACGGTGAAACCGCCAAAAAATAGGATTTCTTTTTTAACCGGATCATAGGCCGCGGCGCCGCCCACCCTAGGTTCTGGCCAAGCATCGCTGGATTGCGCCTGATAAACATTGTATTGCTTGGAACCAATGTCAAACCAATGAACGTATTTAGGATACACAGGTGTGCCGCAAGAAATCCCCGTCGTTGGCGTACCTGGCAAACAGGCGCCTCCGGTATATCCAAGCGCGCTGTCAAACTCGCCTGTCGCGGCGACGTTTATTTGGCCAACCCCCACCAGCATGTCGGAAACAGAATCGTGATAAAGCGCTTCGGCATGCTCGGGCATAAAGCCAAGATTGCTTCCAAGTACCTGGGCGCCACCACCATTCGCGTCGAGTGAAACAACGTTTGAAGGTGTTTGCAGGTTACCAGTGCCTTGCAAGCCAACGATGCGTTTGAGCTTGTTAGACCACGAAGCCCAGAATGCCACATTATTTCCCACCTTCTGCCAACTCTTGCCGGTAGAGTCAAATGTGTACACATCCATTTTGCGATGAACAAAAAACTTCTTGCCCACTTCATCAAAACTCGTTGTTAGAGGATAGGCTCTAAAACCGGAAAAAACCATGAACTCGGTTGGGTTTTGAACGCCCAAATTTGTCCATTTAGAGAACTGGGTATTTTTTTTGAGCTTGATCATATTTTCAACGAGCTCAAGATTTTTATCGCCCGCATCAATGCCTTTTTGCAAGTCAACCGGGCTTGAAATAGTCAGCTGGCCAGGCACGTTCGGCACATCGCCAAAAATTGTGAGCTTGCCAGTTCGTTGGCCATAGAGCAGAATAACGCCGCCTAGAAACGCCAGCGTCACGACAACAAACAACAGCATCTTCCGCCGAAGCATTCATCCTCCTTTTGCGTTATCAGTTTAACTCTAACATAATTAAATTTATTGTATGCAAAATTTTGTAAAGGGTAAAGTTCGCAACTTCTGTATTATCGCCCATATCGATCACGGCAAAAGCACGCTTGCCGACCGATTTATTGAGGCAACCCAAACTGTTTCCGAGCGCGAGATGCGCGCCCAGCTCCTCGATACGATGGAACTTGAGCGAGAACGTGGCATTACGATTAAACTTCAACCAGTCAAGATGGAATATCAAGGTTATGTCTTAAATCTAATTGACACTCCTGGCCACGTTGATTTTACGTATGAGGTTTCACGCTCGCTCGCGGCAGTTGAAGGCGCGATCTTGCTGGTCGACGCAACCCAAGGTGTGCAAGCGCAAACTCTAACCACTTTGCACCAAGCGCAAAACGCCGGCCTGACGCTCATTCCAGTTGTGAATAAAATTGATCTACTAAACGCTGAACCCGAACAGACGGCGCAAGAACTCGTCCAGATACTTAACTGTTCACTCGATGAGATTCTGTTTGTCTCGGGTAAAACCGGCGAAGGCATGCCGGCGCTTTTGCAGGCAATTATTGAACGCGTCCCAAGCCCGGCGTGCGAGACTGACCAACCGCTCCGGGCGCTCATTTTTGATTCGGTTTACGACGCATACCGAGGCGTGATCAGTTACGTGCGCGTCATGGAAGGAACGCTGGCCGCGGGCGCACCGATTGAACTAATGCATTCGAAAAGATGTGATACAGCGCTCGAGGTAGGCATATTTACACCCGCGCTCAAAGTCGCCTCTGAACTTTCAGCCGGACTCATCGGCTACGTTGTCACTGGAGTGAAAAATGTCTCGGAAGCGCGAGTGGGTGATACTCTCACCAGTTTGCCTCGCGCTCAAACCGCGCTTGTCGGTTACCGAGAAATTACGCCCATGGTCTATGCGGGTATTTTCTCGACTAACGGTGAGCCAGAAGCGCTCCGCGAGGCGCTTTCTAAACTTAAACTCAACGACGCCGCGCTCCAATACGAGCCGGATCATTCGCAGGCCTTTGGCTTCGGTTTTCGATGCGGTTTTCTTGGCCTCCTGCACTTAGAGATTATCACCGAACGTCTTGAACGTGAATATAATCTGGAATTGATCGTGACAACGCCCTCTGTTGCCTACCATGAACGCGTCGAAGGCGGCCGAATAATCTACGCCGAGCCTTGGGTGAAGACTGAAATCATCGTGCCGACGCGCTGGATCGGGCCGGTGATGGAACTTGCCCAAATTGAACGCGGAATTTATCAGGAACAGGAAACCGAATACTTGCGCGATCTAAATGCCGAACGCGAACGAGTTATTTTACGTTATCAACTGCCGCTCGCATCGGTCATTGTAAATTTTTACGATCGCTTAAAGAGCGTCTCTTCAGGCTATGCTTCACTCAACTATAGTCCGCTCGATTATCGCGAAGAGGATTTAATTAAACTCAACATTCTGATCGCGGGTGATTCGATTGAAGAATTGAGCCAGATCGTCCATCGGACGCAAGCGTTTGAGCGCGGGCAGGCGCTCGTGACCAAATTAAAAACCCTCATTCCCAGACAGCAATTTGAAGTCGCCCTTCAGGCGGCAATCGGAGGCAAAATTATCGCCCGCGAGACAATCCCAGCGATGCGCAAAGATGTAACGGCCAAACTTTACGGCGGCGACCGAACGCGCAAAGACAAACTCCTCAAAAAACAAAAAGCGGGTAAAAAACGCTTGCGCAAACTTGGGAAAGTCGACATACCCTCGGATGTGTTCATTAAATTGTTGAGGTAACTATCGACACCTGGCTACCGCCACTACCGATACTTAATGTCAGAGTGCCAGTGTCGGAAGGTTGAAAGGAAAAAATGTACGAAACTTGGGAAGAGATAGAAGCGCATCCACTTCAAAATGGAATGGCGCTTGAGCATTTTCTCGAAACAATCGACGTGGCGCCGGCCTTTGCGCCAAGCGACGGCATTGTGCGTTGTATCGACGAGGGAACGCCTGGCGGTGTGCATTTGGCCGGCTCAGGCATCTTATTTGAGAATGAAGATGAGCTGATTGAGCTTCTGCATCAAAATCAAATCAAAGGCCTCATGAGTCATTCGAATTGCGGCGCCGCCAAGCTCTCTGCTAAACAAAATGGCTGGCCGATAGCAGACGCCGATCAGTATGGCGCGTACCATGTGCAAGCGATCGCCCAAAAAGCCGGTCTCAATTACGCTGGCCACATTGAGATCGACAAATTGACGCGGCCAGCCCATCAACACACCGCTTGGGCGGCCTACTACGACACAACCGGAACGTTTAATCCCTTAAAAGTTCCGGAACTTCCTTTGGGCTTTGGAATCACGCGATCGCTCCATACGGCCGCCGATCAACCGCTTTCAGAGATGAAAATTGCTACCCAGATTGCCTTTGGCGATCATGGTTGGGGCAAAAAATTTACCCACAAAAAGCAGTTGCTTTTAATTCCGATTGCCAGTCCTGGCTTTTCGCTCCCAATGCTCATCAAA of Candidatus Berkelbacteria bacterium contains these proteins:
- a CDS encoding sortase codes for the protein MNGAVLRTFLTFLAAGLVAYSVLTAPTYWKRFQYWREHRGAPNIAERVIATDLEGNSFSAAVGAALTQPTFAKAPLEETPKEQVSTVETLELGENILLVPKIKARAPIVWRSSSDEKIMLENLQSGVAHYGFTALPNEETGNVFITGHSSYYWWDKGKYKTVFALLDKLVAGDQALIQFENKVYVYEVRDSVVVKPADVSVTDATEKPILSLMTCVPVGTSLNRLIVRFDLKRVYPAESGVITAPASVESDLPSAVPAEQSEDYVPTERDIIKLIPGL
- a CDS encoding PKD domain-containing protein translates to MLRRKMLLFVVVTLAFLGGVILLYGQRTGKLTIFGDVPNVPGQLTISSPVDLQKGIDAGDKNLELVENMIKLKKNTQFSKWTNLGVQNPTEFMVFSGFRAYPLTTSFDEVGKKFFVHRKMDVYTFDSTGKSWQKVGNNVAFWASWSNKLKRIVGLQGTGNLQTPSNVVSLDANGGGAQVLGSNLGFMPEHAEALYHDSVSDMLVGVGQINVAATGEFDSALGYTGGACLPGTPTTGISCGTPVYPKYVHWFDIGSKQYNVYQAQSSDAWPEPRVGGAAAYDPVKKEILFFGGFTVGAPNFSNRGLTHYTLAPASLLWAFDTNTKTWSQRIASNQPPGRAFSKITYDQKNKRFVMFGGLTNLSVVPGGGFGVKTTTFSTSNDLWAYDPAANTWQQVNITTPPEARFGHGFGYDSVNHTLLAFAGQKGATTQATNIGPPQINDAWQASASGYPTSGTCQLDLGGAQITKLYRIRTIKPADFPASTGIKLAFAGSLDGLSYSGFSTPVTLDSAQNVADSFELANLIPANSRFVRVQCTLESSDPTATPSLGGLILDYESGATPPPPGTPNATLSTSKSVYAPGETVAFTFTNTGTTDLTCPNKDPYVVRQGETKIFEPAIAAADDPTLSPAETRSWNWDQKNTAGVQVPVGAYILTVTCDQITRSAAFTIADNTPPPPPPGVFKVEPTSGVAPLEVTATYTGTEANLVWDFDDGATVPVAKGPSTQKHTFSRPGIYNVTLRGATLLGRQSVTVTAPASLSGGTSAGGGTSAVLINGTTPGTNATLANSTTATDATKPTTLVSTGNPAWLIGLIALWIAATVTIFASRHKIQGA
- the lepA gene encoding elongation factor 4, with amino-acid sequence MQNFVKGKVRNFCIIAHIDHGKSTLADRFIEATQTVSEREMRAQLLDTMELERERGITIKLQPVKMEYQGYVLNLIDTPGHVDFTYEVSRSLAAVEGAILLVDATQGVQAQTLTTLHQAQNAGLTLIPVVNKIDLLNAEPEQTAQELVQILNCSLDEILFVSGKTGEGMPALLQAIIERVPSPACETDQPLRALIFDSVYDAYRGVISYVRVMEGTLAAGAPIELMHSKRCDTALEVGIFTPALKVASELSAGLIGYVVTGVKNVSEARVGDTLTSLPRAQTALVGYREITPMVYAGIFSTNGEPEALREALSKLKLNDAALQYEPDHSQAFGFGFRCGFLGLLHLEIITERLEREYNLELIVTTPSVAYHERVEGGRIIYAEPWVKTEIIVPTRWIGPVMELAQIERGIYQEQETEYLRDLNAERERVILRYQLPLASVIVNFYDRLKSVSSGYASLNYSPLDYREEDLIKLNILIAGDSIEELSQIVHRTQAFERGQALVTKLKTLIPRQQFEVALQAAIGGKIIARETIPAMRKDVTAKLYGGDRTRKDKLLKKQKAGKKRLRKLGKVDIPSDVFIKLLR